One genomic window of Candidatus Binataceae bacterium includes the following:
- a CDS encoding enoyl-CoA hydratase-related protein, with protein YKPVIAAINGFCIAGGLELMQATDLRVAAESASFALQEVKWAIIPAAGSLVRLVRQMPYCKAMEILLTGNRITAAEAWRLGLVNYVVPQQDLMAKAEELARTIAENGPLAVRAIKETVEKCSGLPFEAAFKIENDAQRVIRKTEDAREGPRAFVEKRKPNYKGR; from the coding sequence TACAAGCCGGTGATCGCGGCGATCAACGGGTTTTGCATCGCGGGCGGGCTCGAACTGATGCAGGCGACCGATTTGCGCGTCGCCGCGGAGTCAGCGAGCTTTGCGCTGCAGGAGGTCAAGTGGGCGATCATCCCGGCGGCAGGCTCGCTGGTGCGGCTGGTGCGCCAGATGCCCTACTGCAAGGCGATGGAGATTCTGCTGACCGGCAATCGCATCACGGCCGCCGAGGCCTGGCGCCTCGGGCTAGTCAATTACGTCGTGCCGCAACAGGACTTGATGGCGAAGGCGGAAGAGCTAGCGCGCACGATCGCGGAAAACGGCCCGCTTGCCGTGCGCGCGATCAAAGAGACCGTGGAGAAGTGCTCGGGCCTGCCGTTCGAGGCGGCGTTCAAGATCGAAAACGATGCCCAGCGCGTCATCCGCAAAACCGAAGACGCGCGCGAGGGCCCTCGCGCCTTCGTCGAAAAACGCAAGCCGAACTACAAGGGCAGATAG
- a CDS encoding TetR/AcrR family transcriptional regulator: protein MSASTPDSGIAVRAPRQDNRRQQLLDVAARLFRERGYHVTSMRDIAHEVGMLSGSIYYHFPSKEELLLAVYEEGLRHIAEQVDAAVAAQNTPWERLEAGCAAHLEALLELSDYTQVMIRVLPPEGGKVAERLLELRDRYEARFRELIGALELPDSADRRYLRLLLMGGLNWSHVWYHPGGDPPAVIAHRMIDLLRRGLDRARA, encoded by the coding sequence ATGAGCGCATCGACTCCCGACAGCGGAATAGCGGTCCGCGCTCCGCGCCAGGACAACCGTCGCCAACAACTGCTCGACGTAGCCGCGCGACTGTTTCGCGAGCGCGGCTATCACGTCACCTCAATGCGCGACATCGCGCACGAAGTCGGGATGCTCTCGGGCTCGATCTATTACCACTTCCCATCAAAGGAAGAGCTGCTTCTTGCGGTTTACGAAGAAGGGCTGCGGCATATCGCGGAGCAGGTCGACGCGGCGGTCGCCGCCCAGAATACGCCGTGGGAGCGGCTGGAGGCCGGATGCGCGGCGCACCTCGAAGCCCTGCTCGAACTCAGCGACTACACGCAGGTGATGATCAGGGTGTTGCCGCCCGAGGGCGGCAAGGTGGCCGAGCGGCTGCTTGAGCTACGCGATCGCTACGAGGCGCGCTTTCGCGAACTGATCGGCGCCCTGGAACTGCCCGATTCCGCAGACCGCCGCTACCTGCGGCTGCTGTTGATGGGTGGGCTCAACTGGTCGCACGTCTGGTATCACCCCGGCGGCGACCCGCCGGCAGTCATCGCGCATCGGATGATCGATCTGCTGCGCCGCGGGCTCGATCGAGCCCGGGCGTAA
- a CDS encoding rhodanese-like domain-containing protein, producing MALKLKKTVKQLCEEAEKEIQTITPQEAIKLKDDPNVLLVDIRDIRELQRDGRVPDALHAPRGMLEFWVDPESPYYKAVFGSGKRFVFFCAGGLRSALATQAVQRMGLEPVCHIRGGFRAWKESGGAVEPMPEKKPA from the coding sequence ATGGCACTGAAGCTGAAAAAAACCGTCAAGCAACTGTGCGAAGAGGCTGAAAAAGAGATCCAGACCATAACGCCGCAGGAGGCGATCAAGCTCAAGGACGACCCCAACGTCCTGCTGGTCGATATCCGCGACATCCGCGAACTCCAGCGCGACGGCCGCGTGCCCGACGCGCTCCACGCTCCGCGCGGGATGCTCGAGTTCTGGGTCGATCCCGAGAGCCCCTACTACAAGGCCGTGTTCGGTTCGGGCAAACGCTTCGTGTTCTTCTGCGCCGGCGGATTGCGCTCGGCGCTGGCCACGCAGGCGGTGCAGCGGATGGGGCTCGAGCCGGTATGTCACATCCGCGGCGGTTTTCGCGCATGGAAAGAGAGCGGCGGCGCGGTCGAGCCGATGCCCGAAAAGAAACCGGCGTAG
- a CDS encoding 3-oxoacyl-ACP reductase family protein: MRGLSGKVAFVTGAGRGIGKGIAQRLREEGCRVALADLDLAGAEDAAKDVGGGAIGIAIDVASLASVRAAVADAERRLGPIDILVNNAGWDRAEPFLQNSEETWDKVIAIDLRGPINCCRAVLDSMIARGGGRIVSISSDAGRVGSSGEAVYSGAKGGVIAFSKTLAREMARHAINVNCVCPGPTNTPMLQELAEHNPKLHEALKRAVPMRRLGEPADIAAAVAFLASDDASYITGQALSVSGGLTMV, translated from the coding sequence ATGCGCGGACTAAGCGGCAAGGTGGCGTTCGTGACCGGGGCGGGGCGCGGAATCGGCAAGGGGATCGCCCAGCGCCTGCGCGAGGAAGGATGCAGGGTCGCGCTCGCCGACCTTGACCTGGCCGGGGCCGAGGACGCGGCAAAAGACGTCGGCGGCGGCGCGATCGGAATCGCGATCGACGTGGCGAGCCTCGCCAGCGTGCGCGCGGCGGTGGCCGACGCCGAACGGCGGCTGGGGCCGATCGACATCCTGGTGAACAACGCCGGATGGGACCGCGCCGAGCCGTTCCTGCAGAACAGCGAGGAGACCTGGGACAAGGTGATCGCGATCGATCTCCGCGGGCCGATCAATTGCTGCCGCGCGGTGCTCGATTCGATGATCGCGCGCGGCGGCGGACGAATCGTGTCGATAAGCTCGGACGCGGGCCGCGTCGGCTCGAGCGGCGAGGCGGTTTATTCGGGCGCCAAGGGCGGCGTGATCGCGTTCAGCAAAACGCTCGCGCGCGAGATGGCGCGCCACGCGATCAACGTCAATTGCGTCTGCCCGGGACCAACCAACACGCCGATGCTGCAGGAGCTGGCAGAGCACAATCCCAAGCTGCACGAGGCGCTCAAGCGCGCGGTGCCGATGCGCCGGTTGGGCGAACCCGCGGACATCGCGGCCGCCGTCGCGTTTCTGGCTTCCGACGACGCGTCCTACATCACGGGGCAGGCGCTCTCGGTGAGCGGCGGGTTGACGATGGTCTAG
- a CDS encoding efflux RND transporter periplasmic adaptor subunit produces the protein MATPPPPPAVVVAQVIQKDVPLYSEWVGTTEGFVNAQIHPKISGYLLKQNYKDGDHVTSGELLFQIDDREYKAALDQALGNLAQVQAELKRHQQDLIRYTTLYKAAVISRQEFDTQTQTTRASAAQVQAAQAAVEAAKLNLQWTRVTSPIEGVAGIAKGQVGDLVGPTTLLTTVSQLDPIKVTFPISEREYLHFAERIKLHEENGVRKNEPTLQMILANGKPYTYPGHFYVANRQVNVQTGTIEIQGIFPNPEYILRPGLYAKIRVAADTERGALLVPQSAVIETQGQMQVAVVGPANRVNLRTVKIGKEAGELRIIKDGVKPGDRVIVEGLQKVSDGMEVTPRLAPAEPDAAGAPAFPPGESAAPAQPASPPGKS, from the coding sequence ATGGCTACGCCACCGCCGCCGCCCGCAGTCGTGGTCGCGCAAGTCATCCAGAAGGATGTGCCGCTTTACTCGGAATGGGTCGGCACGACCGAAGGATTCGTCAACGCCCAGATCCATCCGAAGATCTCCGGTTACCTGCTGAAGCAGAACTACAAGGACGGCGACCATGTGACCTCAGGCGAGCTGCTCTTTCAGATCGACGATCGCGAATACAAGGCCGCGCTGGATCAGGCGCTCGGCAATCTCGCGCAGGTGCAGGCGGAGCTCAAGCGGCACCAACAGGATCTGATTCGCTACACCACGCTGTACAAGGCGGCGGTGATCTCGCGCCAGGAATTCGACACGCAGACGCAGACCACCCGCGCGAGCGCCGCCCAGGTGCAGGCGGCGCAGGCGGCGGTCGAGGCGGCGAAGCTCAACCTGCAATGGACGCGCGTGACCTCGCCGATCGAGGGCGTGGCCGGAATCGCGAAGGGTCAGGTCGGCGACCTGGTAGGCCCGACCACGCTGCTGACCACGGTCTCGCAACTCGATCCAATCAAGGTCACCTTCCCGATAAGCGAGCGCGAGTACCTGCATTTCGCCGAACGCATCAAGCTGCACGAAGAGAACGGCGTGCGCAAGAACGAGCCCACGCTGCAGATGATCCTGGCCAATGGCAAGCCCTACACTTATCCGGGGCACTTTTACGTCGCCAACCGCCAGGTCAACGTGCAGACCGGCACGATCGAGATCCAGGGCATATTCCCGAACCCCGAATACATCCTCCGCCCGGGGTTGTACGCGAAGATCCGCGTTGCCGCCGATACCGAGCGCGGCGCGCTGCTCGTTCCTCAGAGCGCGGTCATCGAGACCCAGGGGCAGATGCAGGTCGCAGTCGTCGGTCCCGCTAACCGCGTGAACCTGCGCACGGTCAAGATCGGCAAGGAGGCCGGCGAACTCAGGATCATCAAGGACGGCGTGAAACCCGGCGACCGGGTGATCGTCGAGGGCCTGCAGAAGGTCTCCGACGGGATGGAAGTGACGCCGCGGCTGGCGCCGGCTGAGCCCGATGCCGCGGGCGCTCCCGCTTTCCCCCCGGGAGAATCCGCGGCACCCGCGCAACCGGCAAGCCCGCCGGGCAAGAGTTAG
- a CDS encoding ferritin-like domain-containing protein, translated as MAQMTSEKWHSIPSSIDTIYQRDYEVYAPDMRRLYENAKRDQWNASSDIDWSAPADPERGIFHDGLIDAYGSTYWEKLDKKGRLELNHEFSAWRLSQLLHGESGAMIACSQLVQMVPTTDAKFFMTTQVVDEARHAEVLARYIKERLGNKVYPMTTNLKSLFDQLVGSSKWYIKTIGLQLVAETLAVSLFRMLAESAQDPTLGVVCRRILSDESRHMGFSVLSLPEQIEQLSETERHEVEDFTKEALRLVMSGQFPRDAYEAVGFNKAEVDGIERYRQEVAKGTEQAMFRQMFRREMHQQVVANMDKVGLLNDRIKSHLSSLGFNPNAHGRSYQSAAAAG; from the coding sequence ATGGCTCAGATGACGTCCGAGAAGTGGCACTCGATCCCGAGCTCCATCGACACCATCTACCAGCGTGACTACGAAGTCTACGCGCCCGACATGCGGCGTCTTTACGAGAACGCCAAGCGCGACCAGTGGAACGCCTCGAGCGATATCGACTGGAGCGCGCCGGCCGATCCGGAGCGCGGCATATTTCACGACGGTCTGATTGATGCCTACGGCAGCACGTACTGGGAAAAGCTCGACAAGAAGGGGCGGCTCGAGCTCAACCACGAGTTCTCGGCCTGGCGGCTTTCGCAACTGTTGCACGGCGAATCGGGCGCGATGATCGCGTGCAGCCAGCTGGTCCAGATGGTGCCGACCACCGACGCGAAATTTTTCATGACCACGCAGGTGGTGGACGAGGCGCGCCACGCCGAAGTGCTCGCGCGCTATATCAAGGAGCGCCTCGGCAACAAGGTCTACCCGATGACCACCAACCTGAAGTCGCTGTTCGATCAACTGGTCGGCAGCAGCAAGTGGTACATCAAGACTATCGGCCTGCAGCTCGTCGCCGAGACGCTCGCGGTGTCGCTCTTCCGCATGCTCGCCGAGAGCGCGCAGGACCCGACGCTCGGCGTCGTCTGCCGGAGAATCCTGAGCGACGAGTCCCGCCACATGGGCTTCTCGGTGCTGAGCCTGCCCGAACAGATCGAGCAGCTGAGCGAGACCGAGCGCCACGAGGTCGAAGACTTCACCAAGGAGGCTCTGCGCCTCGTGATGAGCGGACAGTTTCCGCGCGACGCCTATGAAGCGGTGGGATTCAACAAGGCCGAGGTTGACGGGATCGAACGCTACCGTCAGGAGGTAGCCAAGGGCACCGAGCAGGCCATGTTCCGTCAGATGTTCCGCCGCGAGATGCATCAGCAGGTCGTCGCGAACATGGACAAGGTCGGGCTGCTCAACGACCGTATCAAGTCGCATCTGAGCTCGCTCGGCTTCAATCCCAACGCCCACGGCCGGAGCTATCAGAGCGCGGCGGCGGCCGGCTGA
- a CDS encoding response regulator produces MPALGTSDRKVLIVHESRDALSAMSNLLEKQNAWVKTAQNGWEALNRLKVDRQISLVVLMSLSMPVMDGWEFLRRKRSDPLIAGIPVIVISTSSLGPLEGVTEVLTNPDPIDAFVDAVRRHVVNKGADT; encoded by the coding sequence ATGCCGGCACTGGGCACATCCGACCGTAAGGTTCTTATAGTTCACGAGAGCCGCGATGCGCTGTCGGCTATGTCAAATTTGCTGGAGAAACAAAATGCTTGGGTCAAAACGGCACAAAATGGCTGGGAAGCGCTGAACAGGCTGAAAGTTGATAGACAGATATCCCTGGTGGTTCTGATGTCTCTTTCGATGCCGGTGATGGACGGATGGGAATTTCTGCGCCGTAAGAGAAGCGATCCGCTCATAGCAGGGATACCCGTGATTGTGATCTCAACTTCTTCGCTGGGCCCTCTCGAAGGCGTGACGGAAGTGCTTACGAATCCAGATCCTATAGACGCTTTTGTAGATGCCGTAAGACGTCATGTGGTCAACAAAGGAGCCGACACGTAG
- a CDS encoding enoyl-CoA hydratase/isomerase family protein has product MYQTLQYECAEGVAIVRFNRPNKLNAINPEMIDDLRKLAADIRADPGARVVIFTGNGRAFCAGADIAALSKVGGAPDFMGFIESVQTAFNGIDDLDRPTIAAINGIAYGGGCEISLCCDFRIIAEDASIGVPEIKIGLLPGAGGTQRLPRMLPTAIAKQMIYTGDPLTAQQAFHHGLVNEIAPAGLAMEVATQWARKLLRVPPVGIRCGKLLVSIAQSGNLKTGIEAERQAMAFLYATEDRKEGLSAFLERREARFAGR; this is encoded by the coding sequence ATGTACCAGACGCTGCAATACGAATGTGCGGAGGGGGTCGCGATCGTGCGCTTCAACCGGCCGAACAAGCTGAACGCGATCAATCCCGAGATGATCGACGACCTGCGCAAGCTCGCCGCAGACATTCGCGCCGACCCGGGTGCGCGCGTGGTGATCTTCACCGGCAACGGCCGCGCATTCTGCGCCGGCGCGGATATTGCGGCGCTAAGCAAGGTCGGCGGCGCGCCCGACTTCATGGGCTTCATCGAGAGTGTCCAAACGGCCTTCAACGGGATCGACGACCTCGACCGCCCGACGATCGCGGCGATCAATGGAATCGCCTATGGCGGCGGATGCGAGATTTCGCTGTGCTGCGACTTTCGCATCATCGCCGAGGACGCGAGCATCGGCGTACCCGAAATAAAAATCGGTCTGCTGCCGGGCGCGGGCGGGACCCAGCGGCTGCCGCGGATGTTGCCGACCGCGATCGCCAAGCAGATGATCTACACGGGCGATCCGCTGACCGCGCAGCAGGCGTTCCATCACGGACTGGTCAACGAAATCGCGCCCGCGGGCCTGGCGATGGAAGTCGCGACGCAATGGGCGCGGAAACTGCTCAGGGTGCCGCCAGTGGGAATCCGATGCGGCAAGCTTTTGGTGAGCATCGCGCAAAGCGGCAACCTCAAGACCGGCATCGAGGCCGAGCGGCAGGCGATGGCGTTTCTCTACGCGACCGAGGACCGCAAGGAGGGTCTGTCAGCCTTCCTGGAGCGCCGCGAAGCCAGGTTCGCCGGGCGGTAA
- a CDS encoding efflux RND transporter permease subunit, translating to MSKFFINRPIVAMVIAIFFVIAGVVMVFRLPVAQFPDIVPPKIQTTAVYTGADALTVEQSVATPIEEQVNGAKNMIYMQSINGQDGTMTLQSNFEVGTDVDLDQVQVQNRLSQALPSLPAAVSNYGLTTQQTVGLPLLVFAISSPHHTWDQTFLANYTAINIEDELARIPGIGQVKIFGAANYAMRIWVAPDTLAKLQLTVNDIVNAILAQNVVNPAGTIGGEPAPPGQQLTVTVRAQGRLLTAEEFGDIILRANPDGSLVRLKDVARIQLGAESYNQQAYMNGAPSSLLLLYQNPGSNALAAANLAKARMAELARHFPGDMAVTLTLDTTVPVTEGAREIVVTLLEAIGLVVLVVFIFLQDWRATLIPILTIPVSLVGAFMFFPAVGFSVNTLSLLGLVLAVGLVVDDAIVVVEAITAKIEQGKAPRDAALEAMDEVGGALVGIALVLSAVFIPTAFMAGITGSLYRQFALTIAFSVIISAFNALTLSPALGALLLRPKGGARSKGPLTTIFALFNAGFARATNGYVSVSGLLIRKFALALAILVGFAILAGGIGRALSLSFLPDEDQGYFIINVELPEAASLQRTVAVMREIGGILKQQPGVRYSNGIAGFSVLSQTTGPRNAVYFCLLTPYPERRTMALQSDAIVAALNRKFAGLLDAQVFAFQPPAIPGIGQASGLDFFIQDRGGHDVDYLWRNTQKFLAAAHMRPEFAGLRFTFSPSVPQLFAAVDKDKVFKLGVSIDEVYRALQTLLGGYYVNQFNRFGRVWKVFVEAEPQYRTKATEVGQFYVRNSAGTMVPLSTLVTMQKTFGPEFTTRFNEYRSIEIFAQPAPGHSTGDAMDAVAAVAEQVLPRDMGYAWNGISYQQAVAGGGAGVFALSLILVFLILAALYESWSLPFSVLLSVPVAVCGAFFGLWSRHYDNDIYAQIGLIMLIGLSAKNAILIVEFAKAELEQGEAVVAAALKGARQRLRPILMTSFAFIFGLMPLWSALGAGAVARRLIGTVTIVGMAFSSGFAIFLVPVLFVVVERLAHRGASQPATAAAGRPAPRDRDSEGERAAGG from the coding sequence ATGTCGAAATTCTTCATCAACCGGCCGATCGTGGCGATGGTGATCGCCATTTTTTTTGTGATCGCCGGCGTCGTGATGGTCTTTCGGCTGCCGGTCGCGCAGTTTCCCGACATCGTGCCGCCCAAGATCCAGACCACGGCGGTTTATACCGGCGCCGACGCGCTTACCGTGGAACAGTCGGTAGCGACTCCGATCGAGGAGCAGGTCAACGGCGCGAAGAACATGATCTACATGCAGTCGATCAACGGCCAGGACGGCACGATGACGCTGCAATCGAACTTCGAGGTCGGCACCGACGTCGATCTCGACCAGGTGCAGGTGCAGAATCGGCTCTCGCAGGCGCTCCCCAGCCTGCCCGCCGCGGTCAGCAACTATGGCCTCACGACCCAGCAGACGGTGGGGCTGCCGCTGCTGGTGTTCGCGATCAGCTCGCCGCATCACACCTGGGACCAGACGTTTCTTGCAAACTACACCGCGATCAATATCGAGGATGAGCTCGCGCGCATTCCCGGCATCGGCCAGGTCAAGATATTCGGCGCCGCGAACTATGCGATGCGGATATGGGTTGCGCCCGACACGCTGGCCAAGCTCCAGCTGACCGTCAACGACATCGTCAACGCCATCTTGGCCCAGAACGTGGTGAACCCGGCGGGCACGATCGGCGGCGAGCCGGCTCCGCCCGGCCAGCAGCTTACCGTCACCGTGCGCGCGCAGGGCCGCCTGCTGACCGCCGAGGAGTTCGGCGACATCATCCTGCGGGCCAACCCGGACGGCTCGCTGGTGCGGCTGAAGGACGTGGCGCGGATCCAGCTCGGCGCCGAGAGCTACAACCAGCAGGCGTATATGAACGGCGCGCCGAGCTCGCTGCTCCTGCTGTATCAGAATCCCGGCTCCAACGCGCTCGCGGCCGCGAATCTCGCCAAGGCCCGGATGGCCGAGCTCGCGCGACACTTTCCCGGCGACATGGCGGTGACGCTCACGCTCGACACCACGGTGCCGGTGACCGAGGGGGCGCGGGAGATCGTGGTGACGTTGCTCGAGGCGATCGGCCTGGTGGTGCTGGTGGTCTTCATCTTTCTGCAGGACTGGCGGGCCACGCTGATTCCGATCCTGACCATCCCGGTGTCCCTGGTCGGCGCGTTCATGTTTTTTCCGGCGGTCGGATTTTCGGTCAACACTCTCTCGCTGCTCGGGCTGGTGCTGGCGGTCGGCCTGGTGGTGGACGACGCGATCGTCGTGGTCGAGGCGATCACGGCGAAGATCGAGCAGGGCAAGGCGCCGCGCGACGCCGCGCTCGAAGCGATGGACGAGGTCGGCGGCGCGCTGGTCGGGATCGCACTGGTGCTGTCCGCGGTTTTCATTCCGACCGCATTCATGGCGGGCATCACCGGCTCGCTCTATCGTCAGTTCGCGCTGACCATCGCGTTCTCGGTCATCATCTCGGCCTTCAATGCGTTGACGCTGAGCCCGGCCCTGGGAGCGCTCCTGCTGCGCCCGAAAGGCGGCGCGCGGTCAAAGGGACCGCTGACGACGATATTCGCGCTCTTCAACGCGGGCTTCGCGCGCGCGACCAACGGCTACGTCAGCGTCTCGGGCCTGCTCATCCGGAAGTTCGCACTCGCGCTCGCGATCCTCGTGGGATTCGCGATCCTGGCGGGCGGAATCGGCAGGGCGCTTTCGCTGTCGTTTCTGCCTGACGAAGACCAGGGCTATTTCATAATCAACGTGGAACTGCCGGAAGCCGCTTCGCTGCAGCGCACGGTGGCGGTGATGCGGGAAATCGGCGGCATCCTCAAGCAGCAGCCGGGCGTGCGCTACTCCAACGGCATCGCCGGCTTCAGCGTCCTCTCGCAAACCACCGGTCCGCGCAACGCCGTCTATTTCTGCCTGCTCACGCCGTATCCGGAACGCAGGACAATGGCGCTGCAGTCGGATGCGATCGTCGCTGCGCTCAACCGCAAGTTTGCCGGGCTGCTCGACGCGCAGGTCTTTGCGTTTCAGCCGCCCGCGATTCCGGGAATCGGCCAGGCGAGCGGCCTCGACTTCTTCATCCAGGATCGCGGCGGCCACGACGTGGACTATCTGTGGCGCAACACGCAGAAATTTCTTGCCGCGGCGCACATGCGGCCCGAGTTTGCGGGGCTGCGCTTCACCTTCAGTCCTTCGGTGCCGCAGCTTTTCGCCGCGGTGGACAAGGATAAGGTGTTCAAGCTCGGAGTTTCGATCGACGAGGTATATCGCGCGCTGCAGACGCTGCTCGGCGGCTACTACGTGAACCAGTTCAACCGCTTCGGGCGGGTGTGGAAGGTGTTCGTCGAGGCGGAGCCGCAGTATCGGACCAAGGCGACGGAAGTCGGACAGTTCTACGTGCGCAACAGCGCGGGCACGATGGTGCCGCTTTCGACGCTGGTTACGATGCAGAAGACGTTCGGCCCCGAATTCACCACCCGCTTCAACGAGTACCGGAGCATCGAAATTTTCGCCCAGCCCGCGCCCGGCCACAGCACCGGCGACGCGATGGACGCCGTCGCCGCGGTGGCCGAGCAGGTTCTGCCACGCGACATGGGCTATGCCTGGAACGGGATTTCATACCAGCAAGCGGTGGCGGGCGGGGGCGCGGGCGTGTTCGCGCTCTCGCTTATCCTGGTGTTTCTGATTCTCGCCGCGCTGTACGAGAGCTGGTCGCTGCCGTTCAGCGTGCTGCTGAGCGTGCCGGTAGCGGTTTGCGGCGCCTTCTTCGGCCTGTGGTCGCGCCATTACGACAACGACATCTACGCCCAGATCGGTCTCATCATGCTGATCGGACTGTCGGCCAAGAACGCGATCCTGATCGTCGAGTTCGCTAAGGCGGAACTCGAGCAGGGCGAGGCGGTGGTCGCGGCCGCGCTCAAGGGCGCGCGCCAGCGCTTGAGACCAATCCTGATGACCTCGTTCGCGTTCATTTTCGGCCTGATGCCGCTCTGGTCGGCGCTCGGTGCGGGCGCTGTGGCGCGCCGGCTGATTGGCACGGTCACGATCGTCGGGATGGCGTTCTCGAGCGGATTTGCAATTTTCCTGGTGCCCGTTCTGTTCGTCGTAGTCGAACGCCTGGCGCATCGAGGTGCGTCGCAACCGGCGACCGCTGCCGCGGGACGCCCTGCTCCCCGCGACAGAGACTCCGAGGGTGAGCGCGCAGCCGGCGGCTGA